In bacterium, a genomic segment contains:
- the prfA gene encoding peptide chain release factor 1: MDNKLEQLEKRYRELESQLSDPAVLANQAKFRDYAREHRSLGATISKYDELKSLRRQIDDSRSMVTTNEDPEMTAMAKAELEELEPKLKVLEEEIKAMLVPKDPNDFKNAIVEVRAGTGGDEAALFAGDLFRLYTRYAERKGLKIDLMNSNPTQLGGFKEVTFGVEGEGAYGLFRYESGVHRVQRVPRTEASGRIHTSAATVAVMPEAEEVDIQINPADLKIDIYCSSGPGGQCVNTTYSAVRLTHIPTGVVVACQDERSQLKNKAKALKILRSRVLEKLDADRHAKEAQDRKSQVKSGDRSEKIRTYNFPQNRVTDHRIGITLHSLDQVLEGHIDQLVEGLIKAAQAEELASALE; the protein is encoded by the coding sequence ATGGACAATAAACTGGAACAACTGGAAAAAAGATACCGGGAGCTGGAGTCTCAACTGTCCGATCCGGCGGTGCTGGCCAACCAGGCCAAGTTCCGCGACTATGCCCGGGAGCACCGCTCTCTTGGCGCCACCATCTCCAAATACGACGAGTTGAAGAGCCTGAGGCGGCAGATCGATGACAGCCGGTCCATGGTCACCACCAACGAGGACCCCGAAATGACCGCCATGGCCAAGGCCGAGCTGGAGGAACTGGAGCCGAAGCTCAAGGTGCTGGAGGAAGAGATCAAGGCCATGCTGGTGCCCAAGGATCCCAACGACTTCAAGAACGCCATCGTGGAGGTGCGGGCCGGCACCGGGGGCGATGAGGCCGCGCTTTTTGCCGGGGACCTGTTCCGGCTCTACACCCGTTATGCCGAGCGCAAGGGTCTTAAGATTGACCTGATGAACTCCAATCCCACCCAGTTGGGCGGATTCAAGGAAGTGACCTTTGGGGTGGAGGGCGAGGGGGCCTACGGGCTGTTCCGCTACGAAAGCGGCGTCCACCGGGTGCAGCGGGTGCCCCGGACCGAGGCCTCGGGCCGGATCCATACTTCGGCCGCCACCGTGGCGGTGATGCCCGAAGCCGAGGAGGTGGACATCCAGATCAACCCCGCCGACCTGAAGATAGACATCTACTGTTCCTCCGGGCCGGGCGGACAGTGCGTCAACACCACCTACTCGGCGGTGCGCCTGACCCACATTCCCACCGGGGTGGTGGTGGCCTGCCAGGACGAGCGCTCCCAGCTTAAGAACAAGGCCAAGGCCCTTAAGATCCTGCGCTCCCGGGTGCTGGAGAAGCTGGACGCTGACCGCCACGCCAAGGAGGCCCAGGACCGCAAGAGCCAGGTGAAATCCGGCGACCGCAGCGAGAAGATCAGGACCTACAACTTTCCCCAGAACCGGGTGACCGACCACCGGATCGGAATAACCCTGCACAGCCTGGACCAGGTGCTGGAAGGGCATATAGACCAGCTGGTGGAAGGGCTGATCAAGGCGGCCCAGGCCGAGGAGCTGGCTTCGGCGCTGGAATAA